One window from the genome of Pseudomonas leptonychotis encodes:
- a CDS encoding glutathione S-transferase family protein, which produces MIKLHHLNASRSIRILWLLEEIGEPYELIKYTRDAKTHLAPASLKAIHPLGKSPVIELDGQVIAESGAMVEVLIKRLAPHLAPAEGSAAYIDYLTWIHFAESSAMLPFLLKIFNQYETQSGTDLKFLNSYAETEFNKVFAHINNHLEGRNFLLAERLTGADFMLGFVVQGALNNLKGAQAFPHIERYIRNLESISSYQRALAKEQN; this is translated from the coding sequence ATGATCAAACTTCACCACCTTAATGCTTCACGCTCAATTCGCATCCTCTGGTTACTCGAGGAAATCGGTGAGCCCTATGAGCTCATCAAGTACACGCGCGATGCAAAAACCCACTTGGCCCCCGCTTCACTAAAGGCCATCCATCCGCTCGGCAAATCGCCGGTGATTGAACTAGACGGGCAGGTTATTGCCGAGTCTGGCGCGATGGTGGAAGTACTGATTAAGCGCCTGGCGCCTCACTTGGCACCTGCTGAAGGTTCAGCTGCATACATTGATTACCTGACGTGGATTCACTTTGCAGAAAGCTCCGCCATGCTGCCTTTTCTACTGAAAATATTTAATCAGTATGAAACCCAGTCAGGCACCGACCTGAAGTTTCTAAACAGCTACGCGGAGACTGAATTCAACAAGGTGTTTGCCCATATCAACAACCACCTTGAAGGTCGGAACTTCCTGCTAGCAGAGCGCCTGACCGGTGCGGACTTTATGCTGGGCTTCGTCGTGCAGGGGGCACTGAATAACCTAAAAGGCGCTCAGGCCTTCCCGCACATCGAACGCTATATCCGTAACCTGGAAAGCATCAGCAGCTACCAGCGCGCCCTGGCAAAAGAGCAAAACTGA
- a CDS encoding phosphonate ABC transporter ATP-binding protein — MSLRLHQATLQHGNGVHALRGVSLTISAGERVAIIGPSGAGKSSLLNLLATALQPSSGELQVFNEQPWQLSARQRQRLRARIGLVHQAPPLPARQRVITAVLAGKLGQWHLVKSLLNLLHPLDIPGARRELAKLDLADKLFAQCQQLSGGQLQRVGIARVLYQAPELLLADEPVSAMDPVLAEHTLSVLCQHAEAGGVTLVASLHAVELALAHFPRIIGLRDGQILFDRPAAEVDHTQLDALYANEKLLSPTVPAVSLSLQIPRC, encoded by the coding sequence ATGAGCCTGCGCCTGCACCAGGCGACTCTGCAGCACGGTAACGGCGTGCACGCCCTGCGCGGCGTAAGCCTGACAATCAGCGCCGGTGAGCGGGTCGCGATCATCGGCCCGTCTGGGGCCGGTAAGTCGAGCCTGCTCAATCTGCTCGCCACGGCTCTGCAACCGAGCAGTGGCGAGTTACAGGTGTTCAACGAACAGCCCTGGCAACTCTCGGCGCGCCAACGTCAGCGCCTGCGCGCGCGTATCGGCCTGGTGCATCAGGCGCCGCCGCTACCAGCACGGCAACGGGTGATCACCGCTGTGCTGGCCGGCAAACTCGGCCAGTGGCACTTGGTCAAAAGCCTGCTCAACCTGCTGCACCCACTGGACATCCCTGGCGCACGCCGCGAGCTGGCCAAGCTGGACCTGGCTGACAAGCTGTTCGCCCAGTGCCAACAACTCTCAGGTGGTCAGTTGCAGCGCGTTGGCATCGCCCGCGTGCTGTACCAAGCGCCTGAGCTGCTACTGGCCGATGAGCCCGTATCGGCCATGGACCCAGTGCTGGCTGAACACACCCTGAGCGTGCTCTGTCAGCATGCCGAAGCCGGCGGCGTAACCCTGGTTGCCAGCCTGCATGCAGTGGAGCTGGCCCTGGCGCACTTCCCACGGATTATCGGCCTGCGCGATGGGCAGATTCTCTTTGACCGCCCGGCGGCTGAGGTTGACCACACGCAGCTTGATGCGCTCTACGCCAACGAGAAATTGCTCTCACCAACCGTACCCGCCGTCAGCCTGAGCCTGCAGATCCCGCGATGCTAA
- the selD gene encoding selenide, water dikinase SelD, which translates to MSEPIRLTQYSHGAGCGCKISPKVLDVILAGSGAQNLDPKLWVGNASRDDAAVYALDDERGVVSTTDFFMPIVDDPYDFGRIAATNAISDIYAMGGDPLMAIAILGWPVNLLPPEVAREVIRGGRAICDEAGIPLAGGHSIDAPEPIFGLAVTGVVNKRHMKRNDTATLGCQLYLSKPLGIGILTTAEKKSKLRTEDVGLARDWMCTLNKPGSRFGKLAGVTAMTDVTGFGLLGHLVEMADGSNLTAQLDYAAVPRLPGVDYYLAEGCVPGGTLRNYDSYGEKIAPITEAQRDLLCDPQTSGGLLIAVTPEGEAEFLAVAAELGLNLAPIGRLVERQAYAVEVL; encoded by the coding sequence ATGAGCGAGCCGATTCGCCTGACCCAGTACAGCCATGGCGCTGGTTGTGGCTGCAAGATTTCCCCCAAGGTGCTGGATGTGATTCTTGCCGGTAGCGGCGCACAGAACCTCGACCCTAAGCTGTGGGTGGGCAATGCCTCACGTGACGATGCGGCGGTGTATGCCCTCGATGATGAGCGTGGGGTGGTTTCGACCACGGACTTCTTTATGCCGATTGTCGATGATCCCTATGACTTCGGCCGCATTGCCGCCACCAATGCCATCAGCGACATCTACGCTATGGGCGGCGACCCGCTGATGGCCATCGCCATCCTCGGCTGGCCGGTCAATCTGTTGCCGCCGGAAGTCGCTCGCGAAGTGATTCGCGGCGGCCGCGCAATCTGTGATGAAGCCGGCATTCCGCTGGCAGGCGGTCACTCCATCGACGCCCCAGAGCCAATTTTTGGCCTGGCCGTGACGGGTGTGGTGAACAAGCGCCACATGAAGCGCAATGACACGGCCACGCTCGGCTGTCAGCTGTACCTCTCCAAACCGCTGGGCATCGGCATCCTCACCACTGCCGAGAAAAAGTCCAAATTGCGTACCGAAGACGTCGGCCTGGCGCGCGACTGGATGTGCACCCTGAACAAACCCGGTTCGCGCTTCGGCAAATTGGCCGGGGTCACGGCGATGACCGACGTGACCGGCTTTGGCCTGCTCGGCCACCTGGTGGAGATGGCTGACGGCTCAAACCTCACCGCGCAACTCGACTACGCTGCCGTACCGCGCCTGCCGGGGGTCGACTATTACCTGGCCGAAGGCTGCGTGCCGGGCGGCACCCTGCGTAATTACGACAGTTATGGCGAGAAGATCGCGCCGATTACCGAGGCGCAACGCGATCTGCTGTGCGACCCGCAAACCAGCGGCGGTCTGCTGATCGCGGTGACGCCTGAAGGTGAAGCGGAGTTCCTCGCCGTAGCGGCTGAGCTGGGCCTGAACCTGGCGCCCATCGGCCGTCTGGTGGAGCGACAGGCATACGCGGTAGAGGTGCTCTGA
- the phnE gene encoding phosphonate ABC transporter, permease protein PhnE gives MSRLTNVLLLLGIGAAVLASFAYLSLDLGALSSADSLRQMGAYVQRFLEPDLSTKHLTTIGRGALETLAMSALGTLLAAVFGLLLALPAAGRFGWPLQSAARLLLNALRAIPELVWAALMVLAAGLGPNAGTLALALHTAGVLGRLFAEALENTPTAPAEAIRLQGGSQVAAFCYGTLPNLWPQLLAYCLYRWENNIRMASVLGFVGAGGLGQMLYVSLSLFQEAQASTVIIAMLLLVFGVDALSSWTRQRWVRV, from the coding sequence ATGAGCCGACTGACCAACGTGCTACTGCTGCTGGGCATCGGCGCGGCCGTGCTCGCCTCGTTCGCCTACCTGAGCCTTGACCTGGGCGCACTTAGCAGTGCTGACAGCCTGCGGCAGATGGGCGCGTATGTGCAGCGCTTTCTTGAGCCCGACCTGAGCACGAAGCACCTGACGACCATCGGCCGTGGCGCGCTGGAAACCCTCGCCATGTCGGCCCTCGGCACCTTGCTGGCGGCCGTATTCGGTTTGCTACTGGCCTTGCCCGCCGCCGGGCGCTTCGGCTGGCCACTGCAAAGCGCCGCACGCCTGCTCCTGAATGCCCTACGCGCGATTCCAGAATTAGTCTGGGCCGCACTGATGGTGCTCGCCGCCGGTCTCGGCCCTAACGCCGGCACCTTGGCTCTGGCCCTGCACACCGCTGGCGTGCTCGGCCGGCTGTTTGCCGAAGCGCTGGAAAATACCCCCACCGCACCGGCTGAGGCGATTCGTTTACAGGGCGGCAGCCAGGTCGCCGCATTCTGCTACGGCACCTTGCCCAACCTGTGGCCACAGCTGTTGGCCTACTGCCTGTACCGCTGGGAAAACAATATCCGCATGGCCAGCGTACTCGGCTTCGTCGGGGCCGGCGGCCTGGGGCAAATGCTCTACGTCAGCCTTAGCCTGTTCCAGGAAGCCCAGGCCAGCACGGTGATCATCGCCATGTTGCTGCTGGTATTCGGCGTCGACGCACTAAGCAGCTGGACTCGGCAGCGCTGGGTGCGGGTGTAG
- the mnmH gene encoding tRNA 2-selenouridine(34) synthase MnmH, whose protein sequence is MRENSSNYREIFLNDVPMMDARAPVEFSKGAFPGVLNLPLMDDNERQRVGTCYKQHGQDAAIDLGHQLVSGQVKAERVAAWAAFAKANPEGYLYCFRGGLRSQITQQWLAEAGIDYPRVIGGYKAMRTFLLETTQQAITECDFVILGGLTGTGKTDVLVQLDNSLDLEGHANHRGSSFGKRATGQPMQIDFENRLAIDLLKQRARGTEQFVLEDEGRMVGSCTVPLALYQGMQQYPLVWLEDALEDRVERILRDYVVNLCAEFTALHGEEEGFRLYAERLLQSLSNIQKRLGGERYQRLLAIMQVALNEQRSGAVELHRDWIAGLLCEYYDPMYAYQRDSKAARIEFAGDQAAVIAYLKARQAKA, encoded by the coding sequence ATGCGCGAAAACAGCAGCAACTACCGCGAAATCTTCCTTAACGATGTACCGATGATGGACGCCCGCGCCCCGGTGGAATTCAGCAAAGGTGCCTTTCCTGGTGTGCTCAACCTGCCGCTGATGGATGACAACGAACGCCAGCGGGTCGGTACCTGTTACAAGCAACACGGCCAGGATGCCGCCATCGATCTCGGCCACCAACTGGTCAGCGGTCAGGTTAAGGCCGAACGGGTCGCGGCTTGGGCAGCGTTCGCCAAGGCCAATCCAGAAGGCTACCTGTACTGTTTTCGTGGCGGCTTGCGTTCGCAAATTACGCAACAGTGGCTGGCGGAGGCTGGTATCGATTACCCGCGGGTAATCGGCGGCTACAAAGCGATGCGCACCTTTTTGTTGGAAACCACTCAGCAAGCGATTACCGAGTGCGACTTCGTCATTCTTGGCGGCCTTACCGGCACCGGCAAAACCGACGTGCTTGTGCAACTGGATAACAGCTTGGATTTAGAAGGTCACGCCAATCACCGTGGCTCCAGCTTCGGCAAACGCGCCACGGGCCAGCCGATGCAGATCGACTTCGAAAACCGCCTGGCCATCGACCTGCTTAAGCAACGCGCCCGTGGCACCGAGCAATTTGTTCTAGAGGACGAGGGGCGCATGGTCGGCAGCTGCACCGTGCCGCTGGCGCTTTACCAAGGCATGCAGCAGTACCCGTTGGTGTGGCTGGAAGATGCCCTTGAGGACCGCGTCGAGCGCATCCTGCGCGATTACGTGGTCAACCTGTGCGCCGAATTTACTGCCTTGCACGGTGAGGAAGAGGGCTTTCGGCTCTACGCCGAACGTCTGCTGCAAAGTCTGAGCAATATCCAGAAGCGCCTGGGCGGTGAACGCTACCAGCGCTTGCTGGCCATCATGCAAGTGGCGCTGAACGAACAGCGCAGTGGCGCGGTTGAGCTGCACCGCGACTGGATCGCCGGGCTGCTGTGCGAGTATTACGACCCGATGTACGCCTATCAGCGCGATAGCAAGGCCGCGCGTATTGAGTTCGCCGGCGACCAGGCTGCGGTCATCGCCTACCTGAAGGCGCGTCAGGCAAAGGCCTAA
- a CDS encoding DUF4157 domain-containing protein: MPAVFLRHPLRWVALLVGGLGLAASVLACPSGQQQVCAVACFCAPISQADIDVLYEDLSQLAASGLEQGLLQARQRAAADGTEPVPLHIRAQLEAYFAIAVLDSARFKVDSGATLNAGNALLQNPDVQAVTLIDIIVFRNAEDAQQNVALWAHELLHVQQYQQWGVREFTRRYTRDHDAIEAPAYTLQIAVERALRNQLAGKTK, from the coding sequence TTGCCTGCAGTGTTTTTGCGTCACCCTCTGCGCTGGGTTGCCCTGCTGGTTGGCGGGCTCGGCCTCGCCGCCTCGGTTCTCGCCTGCCCCAGCGGGCAGCAGCAGGTCTGTGCCGTGGCGTGCTTCTGTGCGCCGATCAGCCAGGCCGACATCGACGTGTTGTATGAAGACCTCAGCCAGCTCGCCGCCTCCGGTCTTGAGCAGGGCTTGTTGCAAGCGCGTCAGCGTGCAGCAGCCGACGGAACCGAGCCCGTGCCCCTGCATATCCGCGCCCAGCTGGAGGCTTATTTCGCCATAGCAGTGCTCGACTCAGCGCGCTTTAAGGTCGACAGCGGCGCGACACTCAACGCCGGCAATGCCCTACTGCAAAATCCCGACGTGCAGGCGGTGACGCTGATCGACATCATCGTCTTTCGCAACGCTGAGGACGCCCAACAAAATGTCGCGCTCTGGGCGCATGAGCTGTTGCACGTGCAGCAATACCAGCAATGGGGCGTGCGTGAATTTACCCGCCGCTACACCCGCGACCACGACGCCATCGAAGCACCTGCATACACGCTGCAGATTGCGGTCGAGCGCGCCCTGCGCAATCAGCTGGCTGGCAAAACCAAATAG
- a CDS encoding putative selenate ABC transporter substrate-binding protein, which translates to MLKRTLALAAGVALSLSATLSHAADVLKVSAIPDEAPTELLRKFKPLGAYLEQQLGMKVEFVPVADYPAVVEALATDRLDLAWLGGFTFVQVRLKTGNAIPLVQREQDAQFTSKFITANPDVKSLADLKGKTFAFGSVSSTSGSLMPRFFMTQDGIKPEDYFSRIGYSGAHDATAAWVQAGKVDAGVLNASVWDKLVAAGKIDTNKVNVFATTPPYFDYNWTVRGTLDPVLAEKIKKAFLALDPANPEHKAILDLQAASRFIETKPENYQGIEDAARAADLLK; encoded by the coding sequence ATGCTCAAACGTACCTTGGCGCTCGCCGCTGGCGTTGCCCTGTCCTTGTCCGCCACCTTGTCCCACGCCGCTGATGTGCTGAAAGTCAGCGCCATCCCCGACGAAGCCCCCACCGAACTGCTGCGTAAATTCAAGCCGCTGGGTGCCTACCTGGAACAGCAACTGGGCATGAAGGTCGAGTTCGTCCCAGTCGCCGATTATCCAGCCGTAGTAGAAGCGCTAGCCACCGACCGCCTCGACTTGGCCTGGCTCGGCGGTTTCACCTTCGTTCAAGTGCGCCTGAAGACGGGTAATGCCATCCCATTGGTGCAGCGCGAGCAAGATGCGCAGTTCACCAGCAAATTCATCACGGCCAACCCTGACGTGAAATCCCTGGCCGACCTCAAGGGCAAGACCTTCGCCTTCGGCTCGGTGTCGTCCACCTCCGGCAGCCTGATGCCGCGCTTCTTCATGACCCAGGACGGGATCAAGCCGGAAGACTATTTCAGCCGCATCGGCTACTCCGGTGCGCACGACGCCACTGCCGCCTGGGTCCAGGCTGGCAAGGTTGACGCTGGCGTACTCAACGCCAGTGTGTGGGACAAACTGGTCGCCGCTGGCAAGATCGACACCAACAAGGTCAACGTCTTCGCCACCACCCCGCCCTACTTCGATTACAACTGGACCGTGCGTGGCACCCTTGATCCCGTGCTGGCAGAGAAAATCAAGAAGGCCTTCCTCGCCCTCGACCCGGCAAACCCTGAGCACAAGGCAATCCTCGACCTGCAGGCCGCCAGCCGCTTTATCGAAACCAAGCCTGAGAACTACCAAGGTATCGAGGACGCTGCCCGCGCTGCCGATCTGCTGAAATGA
- a CDS encoding PhnE/PtxC family ABC transporter permease, with protein MLNRANRDPAALPRLLLTLLALALLWPGIQLSELDLGVLLQTDSQSEMGRFVAAFWPPAHSDEFLELLLHATLQTLAIATAGMALALLLAIPASLLASRALSLSAASRSGRPKPLAQLLRWPVRGLLIFLRSVPEIVWALLFVRAVGLGPTAGVLAIAITYSGMLGKVYAEIYESVDQRPMHALLQAGSGRLAAFTYGILPNAAAELTSYTVYRWECAIRASVVMGFVGAGGLGQQIDLSLRMFAGGEVASMLLTFVLLVLLADQLSRLLRGRLL; from the coding sequence ATGCTAAACCGCGCCAACCGCGACCCGGCCGCCCTGCCTCGGCTGTTATTGACGCTACTGGCGCTGGCTCTGCTGTGGCCGGGTATCCAGCTCAGCGAGCTGGACCTCGGCGTGCTGCTGCAAACTGACAGCCAGAGCGAGATGGGCCGCTTTGTAGCGGCGTTTTGGCCGCCAGCGCACAGCGATGAATTCCTCGAACTGTTGCTGCACGCCACCCTGCAGACCCTGGCCATCGCCACTGCGGGTATGGCCCTAGCCCTGCTGCTGGCAATTCCGGCCAGCCTGCTGGCCAGCCGCGCGCTGTCGCTGTCCGCCGCCTCCCGCAGTGGGCGGCCCAAGCCGCTGGCGCAGTTGCTGCGCTGGCCGGTGCGCGGCCTGCTGATCTTCCTGCGCAGCGTGCCGGAGATCGTCTGGGCCTTATTGTTCGTACGCGCCGTCGGCCTCGGCCCCACTGCCGGGGTATTGGCCATCGCCATCACCTACAGCGGCATGCTCGGCAAGGTTTATGCGGAGATTTACGAGTCAGTTGACCAGCGCCCCATGCACGCTCTGCTTCAGGCCGGCAGTGGCCGGCTGGCAGCGTTTACCTACGGCATTCTGCCCAATGCGGCGGCGGAGCTGACCTCCTACACCGTGTACCGCTGGGAGTGCGCAATCCGCGCCTCAGTGGTGATGGGCTTCGTCGGCGCCGGTGGCCTCGGCCAGCAGATTGACCTGTCACTGCGCATGTTTGCTGGCGGCGAAGTGGCCAGCATGTTGCTGACCTTTGTGCTGCTGGTATTGCTGGCCGACCAGCTCAGCCGCTTGCTGCGGGGGCGGCTGCTATGA
- the putA gene encoding trifunctional transcriptional regulator/proline dehydrogenase/L-glutamate gamma-semialdehyde dehydrogenase, with translation MATTTLGVKLDDATRDRLKQAAQSIDRTPHWLIKQAIFNYLEQVEGGLTPAEHSGLAAVAGEESVESLSEQGLQVFLDFAESILPQSVLRAAITGAYRRPETEAVPMLLEQARLPKDMAEASNTLAMRIAEKLRSQKNAGGRQGLVQGLLQEFSLSSQEGVALMCLAEALLRIPDKATRDALIRDKISNGNWSQHLGNSPSMFVNAASWGLLITGKLVSTHNEAGLVTSLNRIIGKGGEPLIRKGVDMSMRLMGEQFVTGETIAEALANAATMESKGFRYSYDMLGEAALTAEDAKHYLASYEQAIHAIGKASHGRGIYEGPGISIKLSALHPRYSRAQYERVMEELYPILLNLTKLAKHYDIGLNIDAEEADRLEISLDLLERLCFDPALTGWNGIGFVIQAYQKRCPYVIDYVIDLAKRSRHRLMIRLVKGAYWDSEIKLAQVNGLEGYPVFTRKPYTDISYIACARKLLGVPEAIYPQFATHNAHSLSAIYQLAGQNYYPGQYEFQCLHGMGEPLYEQVVGKIADGKLNRPCRIYAPVGSHETLLAYLVRRLLENGANTSFVNRIADHSISIKELVLDPVVQIEQMAAQEGSLGLPHPRIALPCALYGETRKNSEGIDLANEHRLGSLSSALLSSTNNAYKAMPLLGCDTPELSEAQPVRNPADHRDIVGHVYEASEQDVKNAVLCAVSSGQIWQSTLPAERAAVLDRAADQMEAETQQLMGLLVRESGKTFANAIAEVREAVDFLRYYAAQARNHFSNDSHRPLGPVVCISPWNFPLAIFSGQVAAALAAGNTVLAKPAEQTPLIAAQAVRILLEAGVPAGAVQLLPGRGETVGAGLIGNERVRGVMFTGSTEVAGIIQRNLAGRLDAHGRTLPLIAETGGLNSMIVDSSALTEQVVVDVVASAFDSAGQRCSALRVLCVQADVADRVINMLKGAMAEYSLGNPERLSTDIGPVIDAEAKDNIDQHIAKMRDKGRKIFQAARSNGDDLSRGTFVTPTLIELDSFDEMQREIFGPVLHVVRYARADLGKLLQQINDSGYGLTLGVHTRIDETIAQVVNSAKVGNLYVNRNMVGAVVGVQPFGGEGLSGTGPKAGGPLYMYRLLATRPQDAVAKQLQQESGEIARPAEQAKVIQALQEWAAKHEPSLSALSAQYVELAQSGTVQMLTGPTGERNSYSLLPREHVLCLADDRSDLLVQLAAALAVGCHVLWQEGELTRELFAALPKAVQQRITLLSQWSESDSSFDAILHHGDSDQLREVCQLAAQRPGAIIGVHGLHKGETDIPLERLLIEHALSINTAAAGGNASLMTIG, from the coding sequence ATGGCCACCACCACCCTTGGCGTAAAGCTCGATGATGCAACCCGTGATCGCCTCAAGCAGGCAGCGCAGTCAATTGACCGCACGCCGCATTGGCTGATCAAACAGGCCATCTTCAATTACCTGGAGCAGGTCGAGGGTGGTTTGACCCCGGCCGAGCATTCCGGTTTGGCGGCGGTTGCCGGTGAAGAATCGGTTGAGTCGCTCAGCGAGCAGGGTTTGCAGGTGTTCCTCGATTTTGCTGAAAGCATCCTTCCGCAATCGGTACTGCGTGCGGCCATTACCGGGGCTTATCGCCGTCCGGAAACCGAAGCGGTGCCGATGTTGCTGGAGCAGGCGCGCCTGCCCAAGGACATGGCCGAGGCCAGCAACACGCTGGCCATGCGCATTGCCGAGAAGCTGCGCAGCCAGAAAAACGCCGGCGGCCGTCAGGGCCTGGTGCAGGGTTTGCTGCAGGAGTTCTCGCTGTCGTCGCAGGAAGGTGTGGCGCTGATGTGCCTGGCCGAAGCACTGCTGCGTATTCCGGACAAGGCCACCCGTGACGCGTTGATCCGCGACAAGATCAGTAACGGCAACTGGAGTCAGCACCTGGGCAACAGTCCGTCGATGTTCGTCAACGCCGCATCCTGGGGCCTGTTGATCACCGGCAAGCTGGTGTCTACGCACAACGAAGCCGGTCTGGTCACCTCGCTTAACCGCATTATTGGCAAAGGCGGCGAGCCACTGATCCGCAAGGGCGTGGACATGTCCATGCGCCTGATGGGCGAGCAGTTTGTCACTGGCGAAACCATCGCCGAAGCCTTGGCTAATGCCGCCACTATGGAAAGCAAAGGCTTCCGTTATTCCTATGACATGCTCGGCGAAGCCGCGCTGACAGCTGAAGACGCCAAGCATTACCTGGCCTCTTACGAGCAGGCCATTCACGCCATCGGCAAGGCCTCTCACGGCCGTGGTATTTACGAAGGCCCGGGCATCTCGATCAAGCTGTCGGCCCTGCATCCACGCTACAGCCGCGCCCAGTACGAGCGCGTGATGGAGGAGCTGTACCCGATCCTCCTTAATCTGACCAAGCTGGCCAAGCACTACGACATCGGCCTGAATATCGACGCCGAAGAAGCCGACCGTCTGGAAATCTCCCTCGATCTGCTCGAGCGTCTGTGCTTCGACCCGGCGCTGACCGGCTGGAACGGTATTGGCTTTGTTATCCAGGCTTACCAGAAGCGTTGCCCCTATGTGATCGACTACGTGATCGACCTGGCCAAGCGCAGCCGTCACCGTCTGATGATCCGCCTGGTTAAAGGCGCGTACTGGGACAGCGAGATCAAACTGGCCCAGGTCAATGGTCTGGAAGGCTATCCGGTGTTCACCCGTAAGCCGTACACCGATATTTCCTACATTGCCTGCGCGCGCAAGCTGCTGGGCGTGCCGGAAGCGATCTACCCGCAGTTCGCCACTCACAACGCCCACTCGTTGTCGGCGATCTATCAATTGGCCGGGCAGAATTACTACCCCGGTCAGTACGAGTTCCAGTGCCTGCATGGCATGGGTGAGCCGCTGTATGAGCAAGTGGTGGGCAAAATTGCTGACGGCAAGCTCAACCGTCCGTGCCGTATTTATGCCCCGGTGGGCAGCCATGAAACGTTGTTGGCCTACCTGGTGCGCCGCCTGCTGGAAAACGGTGCCAATACCTCATTCGTTAACCGGATTGCCGACCACAGTATTTCGATCAAAGAGCTGGTGCTCGACCCGGTTGTGCAGATCGAGCAGATGGCCGCGCAGGAAGGTAGCCTTGGTTTACCGCACCCGCGTATCGCCCTGCCGTGCGCTTTGTATGGCGAGACCCGGAAGAACTCCGAAGGCATCGACCTGGCCAACGAACACCGCTTAGGCTCGCTGTCTTCGGCGCTGCTGAGCAGCACTAACAACGCTTACAAGGCCATGCCGCTACTTGGGTGTGACACCCCAGAGCTGAGCGAGGCGCAGCCGGTACGCAACCCGGCCGACCACCGCGACATCGTCGGCCACGTGTATGAAGCCAGTGAGCAGGATGTAAAAAATGCCGTGCTCTGTGCGGTGTCCAGCGGGCAAATCTGGCAATCCACCCTGCCGGCTGAGCGCGCCGCTGTTCTGGACCGCGCAGCGGATCAGATGGAGGCGGAAACCCAGCAGCTGATGGGCTTGTTGGTGCGCGAGTCGGGTAAAACCTTTGCCAATGCCATTGCCGAAGTACGTGAGGCAGTGGACTTCCTGCGCTACTACGCCGCACAGGCGCGCAATCATTTCAGTAATGACAGCCATCGTCCGCTGGGTCCGGTGGTGTGTATCAGCCCGTGGAACTTCCCGCTGGCCATCTTTAGCGGGCAAGTAGCAGCCGCGTTGGCAGCCGGTAATACCGTGCTGGCCAAACCGGCCGAACAAACCCCGCTGATCGCCGCACAAGCGGTGCGCATCCTGCTGGAGGCCGGTGTGCCGGCCGGTGCCGTGCAGCTGCTGCCGGGCCGCGGCGAAACCGTCGGTGCCGGCTTGATCGGCAACGAACGCGTGCGTGGGGTGATGTTTACCGGCTCCACCGAAGTGGCCGGGATCATTCAGCGCAACCTGGCCGGTCGCCTGGATGCACATGGCCGCACGCTGCCGCTGATCGCCGAAACCGGCGGTCTCAACAGCATGATCGTTGACTCGTCGGCATTGACCGAGCAGGTGGTGGTTGATGTGGTCGCCTCGGCCTTCGACAGCGCCGGTCAGCGTTGCTCGGCGCTGCGCGTACTGTGCGTGCAGGCAGACGTGGCGGATCGGGTGATCAACATGCTCAAGGGCGCCATGGCCGAATACAGCCTGGGTAACCCGGAGCGTTTGAGCACGGACATCGGCCCGGTGATCGACGCCGAAGCCAAGGACAACATCGATCAGCACATCGCGAAAATGCGCGACAAGGGTCGCAAGATTTTCCAGGCAGCGCGTAGCAATGGCGATGACCTCAGCCGTGGCACCTTCGTCACGCCAACGCTGATCGAACTGGACAGCTTCGACGAGATGCAGCGTGAGATCTTTGGCCCGGTGCTGCACGTGGTGCGCTATGCCCGCGCTGATCTGGGCAAGCTGCTGCAACAGATCAACGACAGTGGTTACGGCCTGACGTTGGGCGTGCACACGCGCATCGATGAAACCATCGCCCAGGTGGTTAACAGCGCCAAAGTTGGCAACCTCTACGTCAACCGCAACATGGTCGGCGCAGTAGTCGGCGTGCAGCCGTTTGGTGGCGAAGGCCTCTCCGGTACTGGCCCGAAAGCCGGCGGCCCGCTGTATATGTACCGTTTGCTGGCGACCCGTCCGCAGGACGCCGTGGCCAAGCAGCTGCAGCAGGAAAGTGGCGAGATTGCCCGTCCAGCCGAGCAGGCCAAGGTGATTCAGGCCCTGCAGGAGTGGGCAGCCAAGCATGAGCCGAGTCTGTCCGCGCTGAGTGCGCAATATGTTGAGTTGGCGCAGAGCGGCACCGTGCAGATGCTTACCGGCCCAACCGGTGAGCGCAACAGCTACAGCCTGCTGCCACGTGAGCATGTGCTGTGCCTGGCTGATGACCGTAGCGATTTGCTGGTGCAGCTGGCAGCGGCCCTGGCCGTGGGTTGCCACGTGCTGTGGCAGGAAGGCGAGCTGACCCGCGAGCTGTTTGCTGCACTGCCCAAGGCGGTGCAGCAGCGCATCACGCTGCTCAGCCAGTGGAGCGAAAGTGACAGCAGTTTCGACGCCATCTTGCACCACGGTGATTCCGATCAGCTGCGCGAAGTCTGCCAGTTGGCTGCTCAACGCCCTGGCGCAATTATCGGTGTGCACGGTCTGCACAAAGGCGAGACGGATATCCCCCTGGAGCGTCTGTTGATCGAACACGCCCTGAGCATCAACACCGCAGCGGCCGGCGGTAACGCCAGCCTGATGACCATCGGTTAA